A region of Chlamydia crocodili DNA encodes the following proteins:
- a CDS encoding penicillin-binding transpeptidase domain-containing protein gives MKPPNKRRSYLTVPEKTNRLLSGIIVTLAIIAVRLWHLAVVEHDQKLEEAYKPQMRVVPELVERATICDRFGKVLAENKMQYDVSVAYGAIRDLPSRAWHVHADGTRELIPVRKNYIARLSELLAQELHLDKDAIEDSIHAKASVLGSVPYLVQTNVSERTYLRLKMMSKHWPGLHVEPTVRRYYPMGKMASDILGYVGPISAQEYKRVTRELSKLRECVRAYEEGEDPKFPEGLASIDQVRSLLNSLENNAYSLNALVGKLGIEACWDGKLRGQLGKKTVLVDRRGNFIQGLNEIAATSGKKLQLTLSTELQAFADALLLDHEKTEQFRSTRSLKKQKFLPPLFPWIKGGAIIALDPNSGQILAMASSPRYHNNDFIDMRIGSEPEARSEVYRWLENTEHVAEVYDRKVPLRRERRDSLTGLYYDEELSLTFDYFLDFILPNISELKSVVKLYGTVGNAIKLQQDVERLLSIFSYSEGHCSCSSIFDAVFPSEQEHIAIGRVISMKQQQWISRCCKDYEQEIEDIKKELEPFFSELPANYDKLLLIDLFQMVVDPSRVHPELLASLGSLSLSEFFECQGHYVALRSAFSKIVEDIFTEVDFKEWRKLYFAKFLEVKRKEESDRKQRYPTPYVDYLLEEKHAQYQDFRRCYLDKFLVYLLSGWGETEHLKAYYEALSIWKGELESGAHKALSWHEHYEFLKQKFSDSSVDLLHLFLSFREFSELQRPLYGNYAPMLTRNVPQKEQDLASAFYPTYGYGYLRPHAFSQAATLGSIFKLVSAYSVLSQEVMRGHVDLDYLSRLLVIIDRQSFGYVSSKPHVGFFKDGSPIPSFYHGGILPKNDYAGRGRIDLIAALEMSSNPYFSLLVGEHLSDPEDLCHAASLFGFGEKTGIGLPGEYAGVIPHDVAYNRSGLYATAIGQHTLIVTPLQTAVMMAALVNGGSLYIPNLILGEWDGEEFVATSSVKKRDVFMPECITELFKSGMHNVIWGNYGTTRSIRDQFNPELLNRIIGKTSTAESIVRVGLDRQYGSMKMKHVWFAAVGFSDAELTRPDIVVIVYLRLGEFGRDAAPIAVKMIEKWDTIRKKEDFSTK, from the coding sequence ATGAAACCTCCTAATAAGCGTCGTTCTTATCTTACAGTTCCCGAAAAGACCAACAGGCTATTGTCGGGGATTATCGTAACATTGGCGATAATCGCTGTGCGTTTGTGGCATCTTGCTGTTGTTGAGCATGATCAGAAATTAGAAGAGGCTTATAAACCACAGATGAGAGTTGTTCCTGAGCTTGTTGAGCGTGCAACGATTTGCGATCGTTTTGGTAAAGTATTAGCGGAAAACAAGATGCAATACGATGTGAGTGTTGCTTATGGCGCTATTCGTGATTTGCCATCCAGAGCTTGGCATGTTCATGCAGATGGAACTCGTGAGCTTATTCCTGTTAGGAAAAATTATATTGCGCGTTTATCGGAACTCCTTGCTCAAGAGCTACATTTAGATAAAGATGCAATTGAAGATAGTATTCATGCTAAAGCCTCTGTATTAGGTTCTGTACCGTATTTAGTTCAAACCAATGTTTCTGAACGTACGTATTTAAGATTAAAGATGATGTCAAAACATTGGCCAGGCTTGCATGTAGAGCCTACAGTACGACGTTATTATCCTATGGGAAAGATGGCTTCGGATATTTTAGGTTATGTAGGACCGATTAGTGCTCAAGAGTATAAGCGAGTAACGCGTGAATTGAGTAAGTTGCGAGAGTGTGTTCGAGCATATGAGGAAGGAGAAGATCCAAAATTTCCTGAAGGTTTAGCGAGTATAGATCAGGTGCGCTCTTTACTAAATTCTTTAGAGAATAATGCTTATAGTTTAAATGCCTTAGTTGGGAAACTAGGCATAGAGGCATGTTGGGATGGGAAATTACGCGGTCAATTAGGTAAGAAAACAGTTCTTGTAGATCGCCGTGGAAACTTCATTCAAGGTCTTAATGAGATAGCCGCAACCTCTGGTAAAAAACTACAGCTTACATTGTCAACAGAGCTACAGGCATTTGCAGATGCTTTGCTTTTAGATCATGAAAAAACAGAACAATTCCGTTCAACACGATCATTAAAGAAGCAAAAGTTTCTACCTCCTTTATTTCCTTGGATTAAAGGGGGAGCAATTATTGCTTTAGATCCTAATAGTGGTCAAATATTGGCCATGGCGTCATCTCCGCGTTATCACAATAACGACTTTATCGATATGCGGATAGGATCCGAACCAGAAGCGAGATCTGAAGTATATCGTTGGTTAGAAAATACTGAGCATGTTGCGGAAGTGTATGATAGGAAAGTTCCTTTGCGTCGTGAAAGGAGAGATTCTCTTACGGGTTTATACTACGATGAGGAGCTTTCTCTTACTTTTGATTATTTCTTAGATTTTATTTTGCCAAATATATCAGAGCTTAAATCAGTTGTTAAGCTTTATGGAACAGTAGGAAATGCTATCAAGTTGCAGCAGGATGTAGAACGTTTATTGAGTATTTTCTCTTATTCTGAAGGGCATTGTTCATGCTCTTCTATATTTGATGCAGTCTTTCCTTCTGAGCAAGAGCATATTGCTATAGGCAGAGTCATTTCTATGAAGCAGCAGCAATGGATAAGTCGTTGCTGTAAAGACTATGAGCAAGAAATAGAGGACATTAAGAAGGAGCTAGAACCATTTTTTTCTGAGCTTCCAGCGAATTACGATAAGCTTTTGCTTATAGATCTATTTCAGATGGTTGTTGATCCTTCGAGAGTTCATCCTGAGTTACTTGCTTCTTTAGGATCTCTTTCTTTATCAGAATTTTTCGAATGTCAGGGACATTATGTAGCTTTGCGTAGTGCGTTTTCCAAGATCGTAGAGGACATTTTTACTGAGGTAGATTTTAAAGAGTGGAGAAAGCTCTATTTTGCAAAGTTTCTAGAGGTTAAGAGAAAAGAGGAAAGCGATAGGAAACAACGCTACCCCACGCCGTATGTGGATTATTTATTAGAGGAAAAACATGCACAATATCAGGATTTCCGTCGTTGTTACCTTGATAAGTTTTTAGTATATTTACTTTCTGGTTGGGGGGAAACAGAACATCTAAAAGCTTATTACGAAGCCCTTTCCATATGGAAAGGGGAATTAGAAAGTGGTGCACATAAGGCATTGTCATGGCACGAGCATTATGAGTTTTTAAAACAAAAGTTTTCTGATTCTTCAGTTGACCTATTGCATTTGTTCTTATCTTTTAGAGAATTTTCTGAGCTTCAGCGGCCTCTTTATGGAAATTATGCTCCGATGCTTACACGAAATGTTCCACAAAAAGAACAAGATTTAGCATCAGCATTTTATCCTACTTATGGTTATGGCTACCTACGTCCTCATGCTTTTAGTCAGGCAGCAACTTTAGGGTCTATCTTTAAGCTAGTCTCTGCTTATTCTGTATTGTCTCAGGAAGTAATGCGAGGACATGTAGATTTAGACTATCTATCTCGTTTGCTCGTTATTATCGATAGACAGTCTTTTGGTTATGTAAGTTCTAAGCCGCATGTTGGATTTTTTAAAGACGGGTCTCCTATTCCTTCATTTTATCATGGAGGGATTTTACCAAAGAATGACTATGCAGGGCGCGGACGTATTGATTTGATTGCTGCTTTAGAGATGTCTAGTAACCCCTATTTTTCCTTGCTAGTTGGTGAGCATCTCTCTGATCCTGAAGATCTATGCCATGCAGCATCTTTATTTGGTTTTGGAGAAAAAACAGGAATAGGCTTGCCCGGAGAATATGCTGGTGTAATTCCTCATGATGTCGCGTACAATCGTTCAGGATTATACGCTACTGCTATAGGGCAACATACTCTTATTGTTACTCCTTTGCAAACGGCTGTAATGATGGCAGCGCTGGTTAATGGAGGATCTCTTTATATTCCTAATTTAATTTTAGGAGAATGGGATGGAGAAGAGTTTGTTGCAACATCTTCTGTGAAAAAACGAGATGTGTTTATGCCTGAGTGCATAACAGAATTGTTTAAATCCGGTATGCATAATGTCATTTGGGGAAATTATGGAACTACAAGGAGTATCCGTGATCAGTTTAACCCTGAATTATTAAATCGAATTATTGGAAAAACAAGCACGGCAGAATCTATAGTACGCGTAGGTCTAGATCGACAATATGGAAGTATGAAGATGAAGCACGTATGGTTTGCTGCTGTAGGATTCTCCGATGCTGAACTTACTCGTCCTGATATTGTTGTGATTGTCTATTTACGTCTTGGGGAGTTTGGAAGAGACGCAGCTCCTATAGCTGTAAAAATGATAGAAAAGTGGGATACAATAAGAAAAAAAGAAGATTTTTCTACCAAATAG
- a CDS encoding tetratricopeptide repeat protein: MEEAAKHLAKEFLCSGINFFLSGEYEQAERRLKETLELDPTAALAYCYLGIIALEQGRIPEALTWCTKGLESEPGDSYLRYCYGVALDRDNRCEEAVEQYRAYVILHPDDAECWFSLGGVYHRLGRYTEAIECFDKILDLDPWNPQSLYNKAVVLTDMDNESEAIILLETTVSKNPLYWKAWIKLGYLLSRHKQWDKATEAYERVVQLRPDLSDGHYNLGLCYLTLDKTRLALKAFQEALFLNEEDADAHFYVGLAHMDLKQNQLASDAFHRALGINLEHERSHYLLGYLYHMEGQSEKAEKELSFLTVKDSMFAPLLQKTVSSGQFERRLDVLP, encoded by the coding sequence ATGGAAGAAGCTGCGAAACATCTAGCGAAAGAATTTCTCTGCTCAGGAATTAACTTCTTTTTGAGTGGAGAATATGAACAGGCAGAACGAAGACTAAAAGAAACTTTAGAGCTAGATCCTACAGCAGCACTAGCTTATTGTTATTTAGGAATTATTGCTTTAGAGCAGGGAAGAATTCCTGAGGCGTTAACTTGGTGCACAAAAGGATTAGAATCTGAACCTGGTGATAGCTATTTACGTTATTGCTATGGCGTAGCCTTAGATCGTGATAATCGTTGTGAAGAGGCGGTTGAGCAGTATCGTGCCTACGTGATTTTGCATCCGGATGATGCCGAATGTTGGTTTAGTTTAGGCGGGGTCTATCATCGTTTAGGTAGATATACAGAAGCAATAGAATGTTTCGATAAGATCTTAGATCTTGATCCTTGGAATCCACAAAGTTTGTATAATAAAGCTGTTGTTTTAACAGATATGGATAATGAGTCAGAAGCCATTATTCTATTAGAGACTACAGTAAGTAAAAACCCTTTGTATTGGAAGGCATGGATAAAATTAGGATACTTACTCTCACGTCATAAGCAATGGGATAAGGCTACGGAAGCTTATGAAAGGGTCGTGCAGCTACGTCCTGATCTATCTGACGGACATTACAATTTAGGTTTATGTTACCTCACCTTAGATAAAACACGATTAGCTTTGAAAGCTTTTCAGGAAGCCCTCTTTTTAAATGAAGAAGATGCGGATGCTCATTTTTATGTTGGGCTAGCCCACATGGATCTTAAACAAAATCAACTTGCATCTGATGCCTTTCATCGTGCACTTGGAATTAATTTAGAACACGAACGTTCTCATTATCTTCTGGGCTATCTTTATCACATGGAAGGGCAATCAGAAAAAGCAGAAAAAGAACTATCGTTCCTAACTGTAAAGGACTCCATGTTTGCTCCGTTGCTACAGAAAACAGTATCTTCAGGTCAATTTGAACGTAGATTGGATGTGCTGCCATAA
- the sufB gene encoding Fe-S cluster assembly protein SufB, protein MSQSIEDFLQNHEDYPYGFVTPIESEGLTRGLSEETIEKISQLRNEPSFILDFRLKAYQHWKKLQEPAWARLNYGPIDYEDIVYFSAPKQKNPLGRLEEADPEILETFKKLGIPLDEQKRLLNVQNVAVDLVFDSVSIGTTFKEALDKAGVIFCSMSEAIREHPELIKKYLGSVVSHRDNYFAALNAAVFSDGSFVYIPKGVRCPMEISTYFRINDKESGQFERTLIIAEDDSFVSYLEGCTAPSFSSHQLHAAVVELVAHERAVVRYSTVQNWFSGDKKTGKGGIYNFVTKRGLCAGYKSKISWSQVEVGAAITWKYPSCILRGKESVGEFYSIALTNGKMQADTGTKMIHVGEKTTSTIVSKGISSEESHNTFRSLVSISAGAMGSRNYTQCDSMLIGQSCGAYTDPKIAVENSKSSVEHEATTSKLRADQLMYLRSRGLSAEEAVSLVVHGFCREIIEQLPLEFAREASKLLFVKLENSVG, encoded by the coding sequence ATGAGCCAATCCATAGAAGATTTTTTACAGAATCATGAAGATTATCCTTATGGGTTCGTCACGCCTATAGAATCAGAGGGATTGACTAGAGGTCTTAGTGAAGAGACCATTGAAAAAATCTCCCAGCTGCGTAATGAGCCCTCCTTCATTTTAGATTTTCGCTTAAAAGCTTACCAACATTGGAAAAAATTACAGGAGCCTGCTTGGGCTAGACTAAATTATGGTCCCATTGATTATGAAGACATAGTCTATTTTTCTGCGCCAAAGCAAAAAAATCCTTTAGGACGTTTAGAAGAGGCTGATCCTGAAATTTTAGAAACTTTTAAGAAATTGGGAATCCCTTTAGACGAACAAAAACGTTTATTAAATGTCCAGAATGTTGCTGTAGATTTGGTTTTTGATTCAGTATCTATAGGAACGACCTTTAAAGAAGCTTTGGATAAGGCTGGGGTAATTTTTTGCTCAATGAGCGAAGCAATTCGTGAACATCCCGAGTTAATAAAAAAATATTTAGGGTCAGTTGTTTCTCATAGGGACAACTATTTTGCAGCTTTAAATGCTGCTGTTTTTAGTGACGGTTCTTTTGTTTATATTCCGAAGGGAGTGCGTTGCCCTATGGAAATCTCTACGTATTTTAGGATTAATGATAAGGAATCGGGACAGTTTGAGCGCACTTTAATTATTGCAGAAGATGATTCTTTTGTGAGTTATCTCGAGGGATGTACAGCCCCATCATTCTCTTCACACCAGCTGCACGCAGCTGTCGTAGAACTTGTAGCGCATGAACGGGCTGTTGTTCGTTATTCTACTGTGCAAAATTGGTTTTCTGGAGACAAGAAGACGGGCAAAGGTGGAATTTATAATTTTGTAACCAAGCGTGGTTTATGCGCAGGATACAAATCAAAAATCTCTTGGTCTCAGGTTGAAGTTGGAGCGGCAATTACTTGGAAGTATCCTAGCTGCATTTTGAGGGGGAAAGAAAGCGTTGGAGAGTTTTACTCCATAGCTTTAACAAATGGTAAAATGCAAGCCGATACCGGGACAAAGATGATTCATGTGGGGGAAAAAACAACTTCAACAATAGTTTCCAAGGGTATCTCTTCGGAGGAATCTCATAATACTTTTAGGAGTCTTGTTTCTATTTCAGCAGGAGCTATGGGAAGCCGTAATTACACACAATGTGATTCGATGCTGATTGGACAATCGTGTGGAGCCTATACCGACCCTAAAATTGCGGTAGAAAATTCTAAGTCATCTGTTGAACATGAGGCAACGACATCAAAATTACGTGCAGATCAGTTAATGTATCTGCGTAGTAGAGGATTGAGTGCAGAAGAAGCTGTAAGCTTAGTAGTTCACGGCTTTTGTCGTGAGATTATTGAGCAGTTGCCTTTAGAGTTTGCTCGAGAAGCTTCGAAATTATTGTTTGTTAAGTTGGAAAATAGCGTGGGGTAG
- the sufC gene encoding Fe-S cluster assembly ATPase SufC has product MLHIQNLHVCCEDVKILDNLNLHISPGELHIIMGPNGAGKSTFAKVLSGDDSVSIISGDISLLDQDLLEKAPEERAQMGLFIGFQQPPEIPGVNNKLFLKDAYNACRRSRQEEEIAEPEFDILLSSVSETYEFESFEHFLERNINEGFSGGERKKNEIWQMLVLEPEMILLDEPDSGLDVDALRFICKTIEKYRELHPRSAICIVTHNPKLGNLLQPDYVHILLEGRIACSGGVSLMRELEEKSYYEVLSCSSRG; this is encoded by the coding sequence ATGCTACATATACAAAACTTACACGTATGCTGTGAGGATGTTAAAATCCTGGATAATTTAAACCTGCACATCTCTCCAGGAGAATTACATATTATTATGGGCCCTAATGGAGCAGGAAAATCCACCTTTGCTAAAGTGCTGTCAGGAGATGATAGTGTTTCTATTATTTCTGGAGATATTAGCTTATTAGATCAGGATCTATTAGAAAAAGCTCCTGAAGAGCGTGCGCAAATGGGATTGTTTATAGGATTCCAACAGCCCCCAGAAATTCCTGGTGTAAATAATAAGCTTTTTTTGAAAGATGCCTATAATGCTTGCAGGCGTTCTCGCCAGGAAGAAGAAATAGCTGAACCTGAATTTGATATACTTTTATCCTCTGTTTCCGAGACTTATGAGTTTGAATCGTTTGAGCATTTCTTAGAAAGAAATATTAATGAGGGATTTTCTGGTGGGGAGCGAAAGAAAAATGAAATTTGGCAAATGCTTGTTTTAGAACCAGAAATGATATTATTAGATGAGCCTGATTCAGGGTTAGATGTTGATGCTTTAAGGTTCATCTGTAAAACAATTGAGAAGTATCGCGAGCTTCATCCTAGAAGTGCTATTTGTATAGTTACTCATAACCCTAAATTAGGAAATCTTCTTCAACCCGATTACGTACATATCCTATTAGAAGGAAGGATAGCATGTTCGGGAGGAGTTTCTTTGATGCGAGAGCTAGAAGAGAAGAGTTACTACGAAGTACTGTCCTGCTCTTCTCGGGGGTAA
- the sufD gene encoding Fe-S cluster assembly protein SufD, with protein sequence MLSFLEHSYPIAKDSPMHQATRVCYEKHFESESFKEIFRAFSWLKDLVQSPERYHIAHGGSETAKQHWLHHENSLSCECILINGKYEPSLSQFPEGVLSMSLRDAQSVFSTFIQRYDVDTQPLAFLNTICSQEEGVVIYIPEEFQVSELLSIRHICFPTSQDDRVIYSPKIILILGKQSSCSVQISHHTERESGVAESFAIINGVTEVFVSEGAELSLTMLPKYINEERISWSHIATIEEQGACSIAQHLLEDAGGYGWFDNTFSMIGNNSHGESLVSVLSPKKTWVRNLMHHDAESTTSRQNIKSILYSGHFLFEGGIHVTSRGMFTDAYQKHDTLLLSDNARVTTFPRLEILTDDVKASHGATVGPLDAQQIFYMQSRGMTREEAQKKLVRGFLSIEPSLEHFPKLSMRMQPQEVTKEYSIDGM encoded by the coding sequence ATGTTAAGTTTTTTAGAACATAGCTACCCTATAGCTAAAGATTCTCCCATGCATCAAGCTACGCGAGTGTGCTATGAAAAACATTTCGAATCGGAATCTTTTAAAGAGATTTTCCGTGCTTTTTCTTGGCTTAAAGATCTTGTGCAATCCCCAGAGAGGTATCATATTGCCCATGGGGGATCTGAAACAGCAAAGCAACACTGGTTACATCATGAGAATTCTCTATCCTGTGAGTGTATTTTAATTAATGGTAAATACGAACCCTCTCTTTCTCAATTCCCAGAGGGTGTGTTATCGATGTCTTTAAGGGATGCTCAATCTGTTTTCTCTACTTTTATTCAAAGATACGATGTGGATACTCAGCCTCTAGCATTTCTTAATACTATATGTTCTCAGGAAGAAGGTGTGGTTATCTATATTCCTGAAGAATTCCAGGTAAGTGAACTTTTAAGTATTCGCCATATTTGTTTTCCAACATCTCAGGATGATCGGGTGATCTATTCTCCAAAGATTATCTTAATTTTAGGAAAGCAATCTAGCTGTTCTGTTCAAATTTCTCATCATACTGAACGAGAAAGTGGTGTTGCTGAAAGCTTTGCTATTATTAATGGTGTTACCGAGGTCTTTGTGTCCGAGGGTGCTGAGTTGTCATTGACTATGCTACCTAAATACATTAATGAAGAAAGAATAAGCTGGTCACATATAGCGACTATCGAAGAGCAAGGAGCATGTTCTATAGCCCAACATCTTCTTGAAGATGCTGGAGGCTATGGTTGGTTTGATAATACTTTTTCTATGATAGGCAATAACTCTCATGGAGAATCTTTAGTTTCTGTATTGTCTCCGAAAAAGACATGGGTAAGAAATCTTATGCACCATGATGCGGAATCGACAACATCACGACAAAATATCAAATCGATCTTATATTCTGGGCATTTCCTTTTTGAGGGAGGTATCCATGTAACTTCCCGTGGGATGTTTACAGACGCTTATCAAAAGCATGATACATTATTGCTTAGTGATAATGCTCGTGTAACAACTTTTCCAAGATTAGAAATTCTTACTGATGATGTCAAAGCTTCTCATGGAGCTACTGTAGGACCTTTAGATGCTCAGCAGATATTTTATATGCAATCTCGTGGCATGACACGTGAAGAAGCTCAGAAGAAGCTTGTTCGAGGATTTTTATCTATAGAACCTTCTTTAGAACATTTTCCGAAATTATCGATGCGGATGCAACCGCAAGAAGTTACTAAGGAGTACTCTATAGATGGTATGTAG
- a CDS encoding SufS family cysteine desulfurase, with product MVCRIKEDFPIFSNKKLQGESYIYLDSAATTHKPKKVIEAITDFYSSTYATVNRNVYSSSKNITEDYTAVRGKIREWIQASYNEEIIFTRGTTAALNLLAISANDIFIPEGGVVLVSEAEHHANVLSWELACRRRGSCVKKVAVDDSGYIDLEHLETLLRAGASFVSIAHISNVTGCIQPLKQIAQLAHTYGAYIAVDGAQGVAHASVDVVDWDIDFYAFSAHKIYAPTGLGVLYGKKELLEKLPPVEGGGDMVSIYDSENPEYLPTPLKFEAGTPPIASILGLGAAIDYLQSLPDALYQREEELTHYLYNELMTIPGMQILGPGVNQPRGALVSLKVQGAHPFDIGCLLDLQGIAVRTGHQCAQPAMNRWNLGHVLRVSLGIYNDKEDIDTFLSALQAILARVRT from the coding sequence ATGGTATGTAGGATAAAAGAAGACTTTCCTATTTTTTCTAATAAAAAGCTTCAGGGAGAATCCTACATCTACCTAGACTCTGCTGCGACTACACATAAGCCTAAAAAGGTAATAGAGGCTATTACGGATTTTTATAGTAGTACCTACGCCACTGTAAACCGTAATGTCTATAGCTCTTCAAAAAACATTACTGAAGATTATACTGCTGTTCGGGGGAAAATACGTGAGTGGATACAGGCTTCATATAATGAAGAAATTATTTTTACTCGAGGAACTACAGCAGCTTTAAACCTATTAGCAATATCTGCTAACGATATTTTCATCCCTGAAGGGGGTGTTGTATTGGTCTCTGAAGCAGAGCACCATGCCAATGTTTTATCTTGGGAATTGGCTTGTCGTAGACGTGGATCTTGCGTAAAGAAAGTGGCCGTTGATGATTCTGGTTATATAGATTTGGAACATTTAGAGACCCTGCTTAGGGCAGGGGCCTCTTTTGTTAGTATAGCGCATATCAGTAATGTTACAGGATGTATTCAACCTTTAAAGCAAATAGCGCAGTTAGCTCATACATATGGAGCGTATATTGCTGTGGATGGCGCTCAAGGAGTTGCCCATGCTTCTGTGGATGTTGTCGATTGGGATATTGATTTCTATGCTTTTTCAGCTCATAAAATCTATGCTCCTACTGGATTGGGAGTTTTATATGGGAAGAAAGAGCTTTTAGAGAAGCTTCCTCCTGTAGAGGGTGGAGGGGATATGGTCTCTATCTATGATAGTGAGAATCCAGAATATCTTCCCACACCGTTAAAATTTGAAGCAGGAACACCACCTATAGCTTCTATTTTAGGATTGGGAGCTGCTATAGACTATCTGCAATCTCTACCCGATGCTTTATATCAGAGGGAGGAAGAGTTAACCCATTATCTTTATAATGAGCTAATGACAATTCCTGGTATGCAAATATTAGGTCCAGGGGTAAATCAGCCACGTGGAGCTTTGGTGAGTTTGAAAGTTCAGGGCGCGCATCCTTTTGATATCGGTTGTCTTTTAGATCTTCAGGGAATAGCTGTACGTACAGGTCATCAATGCGCACAACCTGCTATGAACCGATGGAATTTAGGCCATGTCCTTAGAGTGTCGTTAGGAATATACAATGATAAAGAGGATATCGATACTTTTCTGTCTGCTTTGCAAGCTATACTAGCTAGAGTGCGCACATAG